GGCAAGGAGGTGGATGACACGGGATGCTCCAGATTGATTAGAACAAGGGGAAACTGGAGTTTGCAACTTAGCCATATTGTGGCTGATTTGGAAGTGCCTGTGTGTCTTTTCTCTGTGCACAATGCTGACAAAGCACAGAAGGTAGCCACTGTTGTGTGTTGAACGTTGGTTCCAACTTTCTTGGAGTAGCATTTTTGCCAATTGATAGGAGGCAAAGACTCTGGGGTTTTGCTTTAGCCACCCACTAGCATGCACCCAACTTTCATTGTACTTCATAATATTGCTGCGTGCAAGCAACCTTGGTCATTGGGTGTGACATTTCACATGAGTCCTTGAATTGTTTTTCCCTTTGGGTTGGGTGTGGGTAGCTGTTCCAGGATCTGGGGCTGGCTGGGTGGTCTCCAGAGGCATGTCCTTCGAGGCTCAGATAATGTCAAGGGGTGGAGCCTTCCCCTCCCTCTGCCAAGAGAACACACCCTGATTTTTGTCAGTCCTTTTCTCCTGACACACTCAGGCGGGCACCAGCTACAAACTACCTTTCCCTGGTTAGGCTAAAGAATAGCTGCCTGAACTGGGaaaccttttccttctctctgatgGTTGGTAGAATAGGAAGAGAGCACTTGTCCTCTCGGTGCTCAATAGAGGCCCGAGAAGCTGATGAATTAGAGGAGGAACCCCATCGGATGGAGGTCCCTAACCTTCCCTTAaacactagagagagagagagatagcaatAGCAAGAAAAAGCTACACTCAAGGAACATGGAAATCATTTAAAGCTGGGTTTAGATTTTAAGCAATGTCTGAGCTATAACAGAGACTCACCCAATGAAAGGATGTTATATTCTTTTATGTAGTTGTTTACTTTGTAATGAGGCAGTAATGATCCAACTGTTACACTTCTTAACTAAAGTGAACTCTTGCATAAATGCATTAATTTATCTGAGTCTGCCCTttgtcacttaaaaaaaagtGCTCAATGAGTTTGTAGATAAATGTTCAGTGATGTAATGCACAATTGTAATTCATAaatcttctttccttcttacttatTTTTGGGTCACATCTTTCATGCTTAATGGGTATCCCTCAGAGTAGTTCAAGTCCTCTTGCACTgattaagaaaggaaaaggactCATCACCACTTTCTACCAGATTATGATGATTCCAGTGTTCGTTCTTCCTTTTCAAAGAACAGAATCAGTTTTGAATAAACCTCCCAacatgctgtgacaaacccagacctactgggatatgtcacacagttactaagctgccaccaaccattccctttaagaagtcacacagaccagggatggatttttaaacaataaaaagaataaggtttattttaaatacacacacaggaaaataaacaatcaggtgaataaaataaagtaacgtggcttattctcactcatacaagcatacagtttggttcacacagaacccttaacttgaagcacagaccctgaacctatcagttctggctaaccaacagacacctgaacctatcaggttggtactctgacacacagtagtaccctgtctgacacacagactcccacaacagcttcttcttcccagctgctgcttcgtcacaacccagtgtctctcagtgtctctcagcatctcatatttatacagtacagcccctcctcctgatgtcccgccttccactccccataggatggaactttccctccaaacccatgacagacaggtaacatcagtgctgtatgtaacacctcccctctttataagttgttttgtagggggaaagctaacgtgcttttcaccaaaaaaacaacctgaataaaacatacaacaacagttatacataccatataatacttacttatccttacactctaagttaaccatagcaattagacatttaaacatttaccatatacattacatcaatttacctttattcatacaaaccaaattcaaaaccaggtacatttactttttgtcatcattatatacacatagtccatgtttctttcgccgtcttcattcttcaggtcttcttgataaggcgtcagcaacacagttcactgaccctctgaccaccttcacttcaaagtcatagtcctgtaggtttaaagcccacctcataagtttgctattgtgggttttcattgtcttcaaccattgcaatggtgaatggtcagtacacagaataaaatgtcttccccagatgtaaggcttggccttctggatcgcgtagactatggccaaacactccttctccacggttgccaaatgtctctcacctttttgaagtttcctactcaggtaggacactggatgttggtcaccattctcatcctcctggcacagaactgctcctaccccgctgttagacgcatcggtgtagatgatgaactcccggtcgaagtctggagcacgcaggacaggatagttgattaacgcctccttcaacctctggaacgccgcctcacagtcgctggtccacgggatgcggtcatcagccttcttcctcgtcagatcggtcagcggagccgcaatctcgctaaacctcgggatgaactttctgtagtagcccaccaacccaagaaatgatttgacttttttcttggtgttgggtctaggccaatcacgaaccgcttctattttggcctccaggggttttatcattcctccccctaccatgtgacccaagtattttatttctgggctacccagctgacacttgctggcctttactgttagccctgctgcacttaacctctgcagcactaactccaggtgtatcaggtgatcttcccaggtattactgaagatccctatgtcgtcaatgtaggccactgtaaagtcactgagccctgccaaggtctggtccatcagcctttggaatgtggctggtgcatttctgagaccaaagctcaggactcgaaactcatagagaccaaaagggctgcaaaaggcagtcttttcttgatccctgggatcaattcttaattgccaatatccctttaccaggtccaatgatgagatgaaccgacaaccccctatggtttcaatcaggttgtctagcctgggcattgggtaggcatcaggagtggttacacggtttaatttcctgtaatcaacacaaaacctaatgctcccatcaggcttgtccacaaggactattggagaggaccaaggactagaagaggggacgattatgttctccctaagcatctcatccagctccttccgcaccttgtccctatagggtcccgttactcggtatggggatactgcctgcgggggtgcatcccctgtgtggatccgatgcatcactcccttcactatccccggcttgttggaaaacacctgttgatatttactaagcagcatttttagttcttgctgctggtcttgggtgagtgcaggactgatctttacctcctctgggttgtattttacttcccctctaccctcccagaagggcaattccgcttcctcactctcagctgcttttatagcaaatagaaccctctgttcccctctgtagtagggttttagggcattcacatgaaccaccctccttgcttggttctcctcctgctctataaggtagttcaggtctgacatcttggaaatgaccctgtatggtcctgcccatttgagctgcagtttattctctctgcagggcctaagccaaagcacttcctcccctgggtcaaagtgcctctctctagctttgtggtcataccacgttttctgtctgaccttctgagcttgcaggttttctgctgccagctctagatttctccttaggtcattcatcaaggtgtctatgtatgttacaacgtcttgtgggtcatcctgggtgatctgctcccaattttgtttgatcaaatcaaggggccctttcacccttaagtgtgcagcaaacatgtcagagtgacccctttgtaagatcatggggcgatacttttcaggtaccaccagctgacttctgatcccatctcccccttttgagatattcctcagggtttctctatataaaatccccttttcctccagaaatctcactggggtttcaggtgttagctgggcgtcagtcacctgttcaaaacacttctggagagtggcgtctgccttttgctcctgtccaaatctgctgtctgtggttaaggtttccaccacagcttctgaactcccctctgcttccgcctctggctcatcattacccccctgaactgtccctgtggtggcttgtgagcgtgtaatcactagcacccgtttcacatgttcagccaggtcatttcccacgagcacggctgctggcagagtcgatgaaattgctagccgccaatctcccctccagccttgaaagttgacaggtacctctgctactggcagagagattacctgcccctcaatccctgccaccttcatgctctcatttgggattataaactccctaggaataatatctggatggcacagggttacctgggaacaagtgtcccgcagccccctatactgacggtcaagtattcctacgtccaccccggctgtctcaaacaactgagaatctgttttcaccagcaagcagcgttttacctccacaagaggaccattttcctcagcctgatcagcagcggtagctgttccagactgagtagccatggcaacaggctccctcagtgaccctgagccttgctctttctggacacagaacacagcttttggcttggtcccactagaattctgaggcaccattccttttagctgctttaatttctcacactctgagattagatgaccctttccctgacagaaataacattttctggtgtattttgattctctctcatcttgttttggttttccctccaaaatctgaggtcttagtttcatgtctgagggcttcccttcaccatgggcccctcccccttgctggcttttccctggtccctgagagtacttgctgtaggtttctttgggtttacctacagatttcccctcacccaagggctttcttatttgggaaataaaatctgcaatctctgcggctgctgccacagatttcggtttcctttccctcacctggaatttcaattccccatgcaggactgaatagaactgttccagcgctatcaaatctttaagctgctcataggtctctgtcccttcctgcgatagccatttctcaagcagcctcaccaattgggcccccacttgggtaaaagtctgttctggtttttttgtgagggacctgaatctttgtctcagctgctctgcatttatcccatgtctggcaaacaccagtttcttaaactctgcaaaatctttcatcagttcctcaggcatctcggcataaacctcagccaggctaccactgattaaagaccgcatgatggtcatcttctcagtttccctcactgagaagtccacaaacgctctttccactaaggaaaagaacacctcaggacaatctcccttgtggtacacagggaatttcttcaggtcagccttagacaattggcctccctcagaatccctattgttattattgttcttgttcaccagttccaattttcttaattcaaacgccattctctctctctccaatctttcctccctctccattctctctctctctaattcaaattgcctctgtttctctctttccctttcctccatcttttctctctctaacctttcctccacttcaaattgcctcatcctcagttcatgctgttgggctatgagcaattttctaagttctgggttctgctctcctgtgctgtcaccctgcactgagccaaattcatcctcagaaccttggtcaatctgggggtctttcacttcactcatgtctgctacttggcttcgagtcaagggcataatcccccctcagaacaggctgctttaaaagtcaagcctcaaaataaaacgaccacttttttccttcttgcctcagaaccagctctccgtAGAGATTGCTgctcttcagcacttaacttgcaacagtatcgagtcagagcctaccccccctctgctgggcctctcagctggcaagctagctcgctgttgctacgcagttttgcctcagctttttcccgccaaaactaggctgcctcagagcaccttaatctaagtctccccagttggcacgttcttctactagcgcacctccccgtgaggtacacctagaagattacctacgcgcctcagactgtccctgactagaccccccttgctctgggcacacttgccaaggctttgctggaccactggacaactggactagtcgtatcccacacgctggacaccaatcaatgtgacaaacccagacctactgggatatgtcacacagttactaagctgccaccaaccattccctttaagaagtcacacagaccagggatggatttttaaacaataaaaagaataaggtttattttaaatacacacacaggaaaataaataatcaggtgaataaaataaagtaacgtggcttattctcactcatacaagcatacagtttggttcacacagaacccttaacttgaagcacagaccctgaacctatcagttctggctaaccaacagacacctgaacctatcaggttggtactctgacacacagtagtaccctgtctgacacacagactcccacaacagcttcttcttcccagctgctgcttcgtcacaacccagtgtctctcagtgtctctcagcatctcatatttatacagtacagcccctcctcctgatgtcccgccttccactccccataggatggaactttccctccaaacccatgacagacaggtaacatcagtgctgtatgtaacacatgcTTAGAGTGCATGTAAAGTGCTTGGTGTTCTAGGAAGACTTTTATGTGCTCTCAATGCTTCAGTGCATTCAGAGAACTCACCCTGGCGCCAGTACATTCCTCCTGACCCTGCCATGTAGGCCTGTTTTCCGGTGGATTTTGGGCATTTGGGTGGCTACAAGGACCCAGCCACCATTTGCTGCTAATTCAGGGTGGCTGCCGGTGTaaattctgcattttaaatgtcAGAAGAGCATGGAAGATAAATTTTGTACAGTACTTGCCACTGTCAGGTGATAGGTAGCCCAGGTCTCCCGCTGGAGAATTCTGTGCCTGTCTTAGAGCAGGTGTGTGCTAAGCAGGCTGGTTGAGGCAGCTTCCTCAGGTGGCAAATGCTAGGAGGGGGACATATAACTTTCCCCCTGAGCTCCCGGactgtttcccccccttttttgaaaGAGATCTGCACAGGACACAGGGCCCTTCCGAGCTCCTGTTGACCTTGAGTGCCGTGCAAGACACATTCTCATGTGCAAACAGCTTCTGTATCTGAGATGAgcggggtggagggtgggggtacCATCTTCTGTTTTTCCTCAGGCAGGAATGTGCATTGACTTGCCCATGGCACGAAGAGTGGAGGGGGTGAAAGAAGAATCAGAATCAGACCGATGTCCCTGACCAGCCACCATTTTTAAAACCATCCTCTTCTTGCTctaaagagaagaagctggaccCTTATTTGAGGGCTGGTCCCTGCCGGCTTTGAAATGGTTCTTGTCAACAGGACCAGACGTCATTTTAAAAGTGGGTTGGCACTTTGGAATACATCCTGATCCTTACTCAGTATCCTGAGTACCCTTCTCCATGTGACGTCCCATCAAGTGGCTTCCAAGATATGGCAACCCTACAAATCAGTGAAGCCTCAAAGGTGTTATCATCTATCGCCTTGCTTAAGTCTGACAGACTCAAGCCAGTGGCTGCCTTTATTGGATCAAGTCCATCTTATTTGACGTCTTCCTATTTTTGCCCCAAGCATCTTTAGAAAATAGATTAGATGGAGGGATTTCCTGGGTCATAACCAAAAATCTTGAACTGTTCTTAAACCAAAtgtttataaatgaaaaaaaagttgAAGATAAGTTGCAATTATTTAAAGCCAAATTGGATTTTTATTtggaaacaaatatatataatgttttggtgtgttttgtgTTCCTTTAAGCACTATGTAGGGGAAGAGCAAGCAGTTTTACAGAGGAAGAATTTTACAGATAAAGTGAGAATTTGCTGAGGTCCTTCCCAAGGGGAAGAGGTTTTAAAAGCCTGCTGAATTCTCCTGTCCTGGGCAAAATGTATTTAGCCTCAGTTGTATAATGTTAAAATTTTATTAGAAGATGTGTACACTAAAGACAAAAACCCCTTAGTTCATTCTCCAAAGTACAAATATATTCCGAGACCTAAGAATTACAGTATAAATCATTAGCAGATGCTGGTAGACTTTTGTTTTCATGTAACTGTAGTTTGCATAGAAAGAGCAGGAGGCGGGTAAAGTGGAGGGTGGAGGGGGGGCGGTCAGAGAGAAATCTCCCATCTGTTTTGAGAACATTTTTGGGTTGACTTTTAAGCACATGAGCAGAAGAGTCTCTTGAAAAGTTTGAAAAGGCATTTCGAGCTCAGATCCCTTCTTGATGGCCGTGgtgtacagtatatggttttGAAGTAGTCATTTTAAAACACCTCTCTACGGGGTGGAAGAACCAAAGAGATGTTTAGGTCATGCTGATGATGGTCTCCGGATCTTATACGGTCCGCTCTTATTATGAACCAGGGTCTAAACAGCAGAACTAGTAATAATGTATCCAAGAAGCAATTTCTTAACAGTTATTGTTGCAACATAGTTGAAATAAATAACTGTTTACTTGTTTTGCCAAAAGTAACTAGGCGAGTTCTTTTAATTACTCAAAGAAAACCTCTAAAGGCTGCAAACATGGGCTGTGATACAAAATACACTGGCTCTTTGTTGTCGTCTCAACAACCCGAGAACCTACTACAGCAGACACGAACCAGCTGATACTTGTCCTCTGTAATTTAGTGACAATACTCATTTTTAGTTCTCAGAGTGCTCCAAATTCCGAAGTTACCCTGTTGAAGGAATAAACTTATCCCTTGCAAAGTTTTGGTTTCCAATTGTGCAAGTGGAACATACAGACATTTTCAGCAGAAGCTCTGGCACTTATAAGTGTAGGTTTATAAGGCTGCTTAGAATGGGCCATGCGCtgaccagtgtggtatagtagacttggtctcaggagtcctgggttcaagtccTGCTGAGCTGTGGAAACATAATGGGGTtggcaatgtaaaaaaaaatcacttcttgaAAATCTTTCAAAACCTTTATTAGGGTCATTTAAAGTCAGAAGCCTCTTGAGAGCATGTACCACCAACATCGTATTTATTCTAGCAATTTGAAATACGTTACAAAGTAATGCATACAATATAGTAAGCCAACTGAAAATAATAACCAGGGCAATGAGCACAATGCAGAATTCCAAcagtaaagtttttttaaaaaaacaaccctttaATCCCAATGATTTAAAATCTAGATCTTcccaataataattaaaattaattgtgAATGCCCCCTCCCAGCAAGCCACAAGATATGCTACGTTACGAACtattgtttaaaaagtaacttttccaagcatagTTTCTTGTCCCTCTCGTGATTCTCGGAACTGGGGCAACTTACACAAATTAAGAAAATGGAATAGTCATATGTTTCTCCAGCACTGCTATGTTGTTCTGTTTTTCCTTGCAAAACATAGTttgaaatacagcctcttctcaCTTCTGCGGTTCAAATCCCACTTGTTTTCTTAAGAGTTGGTCTCTTGAATATCCCAGCGGTAACCCTAACATCCCAGTTTATAATTAAGGCttatggtttttccttttccaacCAATATTTACCACTAAAAGCTTGCTGAAGAAAATCAGACTTACCATGCTGGTAAATATTGGTTTAGGTGGGGGTGAAATAAAAACCCTCAAATGCTGCTTTCAGGCTGTTGCTGGCCAGTCCACCTGGCCGGCTGGTTTCCTCCACTCCCTTTTGCCAATGCTATGCACCCGAGTGACACTGGATGGCATCAGGCCGATTGAATAGGGAGCGATGCATGAAAATGCCAGGAAGTGTATGCCATTTAGCTTGACATCTATTTGTCAATGACTCATTTGTCAAGAAGTAGTCTAGTTGTTTATGTTGTATGTTTCCTGCAGTTCAAAGAACATGAGCAGAAATCTAGAACGGTGGGGGCAGGTGGCGGGAAAAGCTTCCTTGAACTGACTGATGGATAACCAAACAGTCACATACTTGTAAAAAGGTTCATGCTGTATTTGGATAACTAGAATGTTTggataactgtatttttaatatatatatgcatattatttatatatacctATAAATAATATGCATTCTGTAG
The Pogona vitticeps strain Pit_001003342236 chromosome 12, PviZW2.1, whole genome shotgun sequence genome window above contains:
- the LOC144584609 gene encoding uncharacterized protein LOC144584609, whose translation is MPLTRSQVADMSEVKDPQIDQGSEDEFGSVQGDSTGEQNPELRKLLIAQQHELRMRQFELERERMEREERLERERMAFELRKLELVNKNNNNNRDSEGGQLSKADLKKFPVYHKGDCPEVFFSLVERAFVDFSVRETEKMTIMRSLISGSLAEVYAEMPEELMKDFAEFKKLVFARHGINAEQLRQRFRSLTKKPEQTFTQVGAQLVRLLEKWLSQEGTETYEQLKDLIALEQFYSVLHGELKFQVRERKPKSVAAAAEIADFISQIRKPLGEGKSVGKPKETYSKYSQGPGKSQQGGGAHGEGKPSDMKLRPQILEGKPKQDERESKYTRKCYFCQGKGHLISECEKLKQLKGMVPQNSSGTKPKAVFCVQKEQGSGSLREPVAMATQSGTATAADQAEENGPLVEVKRCLLVKTDSQLFETAGVDVGILDRQYRGLRDTCSQVTLCHPDIIPREFIIPNESMKVAGIEGQVISLPVAEVPVNFQGWRGDWRLAISSTLPAAVLVGNDLAEHVKRVLVITRSQATTGTVQGGNDEPEAEAEGSSEAVVETLTTDSRFGQEQKADATLQKCFEQVTDAQLTPETPVRFLEEKGILYRETLRNISKGGDGIRSQLVVPEKYRPMILQRGHSDMFAAHLRVKGPLDLIKQNWEQITQDDPQDVVTYIDTLMNDLRRNLELAAENLQAQKVRQKTWYDHKARERHFDPGEEVLWLRPCRENKLQLKWAGPYRVISKMSDLNYLIEQEENQARRVVHVNALKPYYRGEQRVLFAIKAAESEEAELPFWEGRGEVKYNPEEVKISPALTQDQQQELKMLLSKYQQVFSNKPGIVKGVMHRIHTGDAPPQAVSPYRVTGPYRDKVRKELDEMLRENIIVPSSSPWSSPIVLVDKPDGSIRFCVDYRKLNRVTTPDAYPMPRLDNLIETIGGCRFISSLDLVKGYWQLRIDPRDQEKTAFCSPFGLYEFRVLSFGLRNAPATFQRLMDQTLAGLSDFTVAYIDDIGIFSNTWEDHLIHLELVLQRLSAAGLTVKASKCQLGSPEIKYLGHMVGGGMIKPLEAKIEAVRDWPRPNTKKKVKSFLGLVGYYRKFIPRFSEIAAPLTDLTRKKADDRIPWTSDCEAAFQRLKEALINYPVLRAPDFDREFIIYTDASNSGVGAVLCQEDENGDQHPVSYLSRKLQKGERHLATVEKECLAIVYAIQKAKPYIWGRHFILCTDHSPLQWLKTMKTHNSKLMRWALNLQDYDFEVKVVRGSVNCVADALSRRPEE